CGTTGCACACTATGCCGAGGAACTCGCTGAATACCGTGAGCGTGAAGATCGCCTTGCCGAAGCGGACGAAGAAGACGAAATCGACGAACGCCCCGACGATCTTCCCGATGACATCCCCTCGAAAGCGACGATCACGATCAAGGAGATCAACGACAACCGCTACTACTACTGGCAGTGGCGGGATGGAGAAAAAATTCGATCTAAATATAAAGGTCCCGTCAATCCCGACGAGTAGAGGAAATCGAAGTCCGTTCGAATGACCTGTTTTCGGGATGATACCCCATCTGCGAAGTGAAAGACGGGAGGGTCAGCCCTCGGGTCGGGGAGCGGTTTCGTAGCGTATGTTGTCGTCGGTCTTCTTCACTCGGTCGGAGTTCTCTCGGAGTGTGTCTTGCGCTCGGAGTGGCTTGTGCTCCTCGAGGAACTGCCGACCACTCTCACTGATACCGTAGAACTTGTACGGCAGGTCGTTCTGCCGACGGTCCTCCGGCAGGACCACCTCCTCGACGATGCGGACGTTGACGAGCGGCTGGAGGTGCTGACGAATCGTCGTCTGGCTCTTGTTCAGGTTGACGTAGTCGAGTCACATTAGTGTCGACAGTTCCGATGGATGCCTGAGGATATCCTGGAGGAGCGAGAAGCGCGTCTCCTGGGTGACGACGTTGAGCCGCTCCCGAACGGACTCTAGGTCGCCGGGCGTGTGGTCGGAGTAATAGGTTCAGGAGACGCGCCTCTATCGACTTGTTCAACAAAGCTACCTGCATACAGGGAGTCACCTTTATCGATTTGTTCAGCGTGAAGTCGTCCACGGAAGACCAGTATCGAGCCAGTAGATCGAAAATGCCGAAATTGGTAAAGAGGTGGCTATAGACGTGGTCGGCCGCATCCATCGTGACCGTGTCGGTAGAACCACACACCCACCCCTATCGATTTGTTCTGGCGAGAAAGGACGGGGAGGGGAGAGTTGATCGTGAGGAACTCACGTAGATATGGCACATCAGGATGAAGTTCTTCGACAGAACCGGTCTTTATTACCTCGGTGCCTACCATATTTGGCATACGGGAAGAGTATGAGACAAATCGATAGGGGTGTGTAGAGTGGATAGCTTGGGAAACAGCGAGAACAACAAGGCACCTCGCTATGGTACCACCAGGTTCCCTGAGTCCGGTCTCCGTCCCCTGATTTCTCGATTATTAATTAGGTATCTGATTAGGTGAGAAACGAAGTGAAGGAATGCAGTTAGAACAAATCGATAGAGGTGTGTTCTACTAATCAGCTAGTAGCTAGAACTAGAAAGAAGAGAAAGGAAGGGTGTATGCAGTTCCCGGCTCCGTACTAATCGTGTGGTAGAGACAGCGTTAGTCCGTTCGAAGTTCTCTCACTCTTCCCCTCCTTTGTAATTAGAACAAATCGATAGGGGTGAGAGGGTGTTCGGGAGTTCTTCTGGATCAATCGAGACAAAGGGTCCATAACAAATCGTCGGAGGTTGCGGAGGACAACGGAGTAACCCTCTGATATCTTGGTTCTGAACGTTATATTGGTAGAAAAGAAATCGACAGGGGAATCTTTTAGTATTGTGACAAGGTGGGATCTGATATGCCCACGGATCCTGGCTCCGAGGAGATCACCGATTCCACGGGTTCTATCAAAGATCTCATTCTCGAACAGGAAGAGGCCGCGAGTCTCATCAAGAACCGGTCACTCCTTGAACCGAACGAGATCGTCGACGAAGAACGTATCGTCGGTCGTGACACGCAGCTCACCGATATTACTCAACACCTCCGCGTCGCAATAAGTAACGAACGACCGCCGAATCTTCTCCTCTATGGCCCTTCTGGGACCGGGAAATCTCTTATCATCAACGCCGTCTGTCAGAACATCGTCGAACTCTGCGAAAACCGCGATATTCGGTTCGGCGTCATCCAAATGAACTGCCAGAACGTGGGAACCCTCGGCGCAGCTGTCTACGAACTTGCGCGAAAGGTGGCGAACGACATCGGAACGACTGTCGACGTCCCGGAACACGGGGTTCCAAACAAGAAAAAATGGCGCGAACTCTACCGTCTGATCAACGACCACTACGATACAGTCGTATTCATTCTCGATGAACTCGACATGCTCGTCGGTCGTCGGGATAAGGACGAGCCAGCCTTCTCTCGCCTTCTCTATCAACTCTCTCGTGCTGGAAGCACCGACGAGATTACGGCTCAGGTCTCCGTGACTGCGATCACGAACGACACGAAGATGATGGAGAGTGTGGGGAGCCGGGCTCTCAGTTCATTCACTCCCGAAGACGTTCATTTTAGTGACTATGATGCCAACCAACTCCGGGAAATCCTTCGGGCTCGGGAGGACGCTTTCCACGAGGATGCACTCAGCGATGATGTCATCCCGCTCGCAGCAGCATTCGCCGCCCAAACTAATGGGGACGCGAGGAAGGCGATCGACCTGATGCGAACAGCAGGCTCGATTGCAGAAAAAACAGGTGCGGACGAAGTCCGTGAGGAGCACGTTCGAGAGGCTCAAGATAAGGTTGAGAAGAACCGCGTGTTGGAGGTGACGCGTGGGATTAGTACGCAGAAGAAGCTCTGTCTGTTCGCGACCGCAGCTGTGGCCCGTGAGGCCGGAACTGGTGCAGCAAAGAGCCCGATTGGATACCGGGTGTATCAGTACCTGACGGGTACTCTGGATTCGGATCAGTACCACCAGGAGACGTACGTGAACAAGATGAAAGAACTCACGACGTATTCGTTGGTTGAGACAGAGCGGAAGAGTCAGGGACCACACTCGGGCAGCTACCTCGAGTTCACGTTTGGTGAGAACCCGGAAACTATCATCGAGACGCTTCGAGAGGATTCACGACTTGACGATGTCCACGGGGACGAACTCCGCACCGTCGTGAACGCACAACTCAATCAGTAGGTCGTTGCTTGAACAAGTCGATAGGGGTGAGGGTGTTATCGATGGCTCAGTTCTATCGGTAACTCAGCTTTTCGTATTTGAGAGCTAACATATTTCGAGGGAGGAGAGACACACGAAGCGGTCTACTGACGCCTCATTTGGGAACGACCGTATCACGAGTTGCGCTTGCTTGGGTCAGGTTGCTATCGCCCCCCGAATTGTGGCCGACACTACGCGGTCAATCTTACTACAGTTCGTTTCCGGTTGGTTGCCATCGTGTGGTTCATTTCATCTAACCAACGTTCGAAACTGAGTTGATAATAGAAACAAATCGATAGGGGTGGGTCTACAGAGTGTGGTGGTTAGTCACACAACAAATCGATAGGGGCGACTGTTCAGCAGTTCGGGTCACTGATATTCCAGATGTCGTTGATACTTCTGGGATCCTCCGACTGGTCGATCTCGCCGAGGATGCCAGCGGTTCGCGGGCCGTCGTTGGAGTCTGTCGACGGGTTCGTCATATAATCTCAACTACCGGTGGATGCCGATGGCCGCGGCGAGAGCGTTGAGAACCTGACAGAGAGTGTAGAACCCGGGTGTAGTTGCGCCAATAGCCGGCGTATGTGGTCTCGATATTGAGGAGCTCTTCGCGGAACCGTTTAGTGACGAGCTTCGAGATGTAGGTCTTGCCGATGCCGCTGGGTTCGGTGACGATGGCCGTGTCGGCGGATTCCCTGTTCGTAATGAGCTCAAGCACGCTGGAAAGATGTTTGACTTGCGTCGCGATGCTCTACTTCCACAAACACCGGCACGTACGCCGCCACGGAAACGCAGTTCACCACATCGAACTGTGGCGGATGGGAGATCCCGGCTGAGGTCCGTCGCCGGCTCGTACCGTACAACACGATTCGCCTCACTGACGGCGAACCGGATCTGCTCGATATTGGAGTGTCTGCCGTAGAATATTTGATATAGAACCAGACGCGTATACTTATGAGCGACGCCGTTTATTAGCCTGTATGCCAGCGAGTGAGACTGACGCACTCGACTATTATCCGCCTGGGTGGACGGAGCATATTCACGATGAGTACTATATCGAGTGGGTGTACGGGGATGATGAAACCATTCTCGTCCGACTTGACGGAACGATGGGTGAAGATGATTACTCAGTAACTCCAATTACCGGGGTGAATACTGACGACGAGGAATTCGTAACAAGGCCTATCGAAAGGCTCTCACGAGAGGAAGCATTTGAAGTCGCAGCGACCCTCATTTATGCGATGAATGGTACGGCAGGCCGGTTAGCAGGTGAAAGCGAATTTACTGGGGACCGATGAGTCGGCAGCACTTTGAGTCCGAATCCGACCTCAGAGACTTCGTTACCGATGTCGCTGACGAGTACCGCGCCGATGCTGACGAGTGGAGCACATACGAAGCCGCCACCGCACTCTACGAGAACCACGACCTCTGCTCGTGGAGCATCACCACACACCTCGAATCTAATGTCCCGTACGACGAACTCTCCGGCCCCGACCCGCGGGATATGCTCGTCCACGAAGCCTATCTATGTCTTGAAGAGCTGTTGACGGAAATTTACGACGAGTAGGTCGGTCGCTCGGCGTAGTCTATCGGATCGCTTGATCCGGCGTTTCGGAAGGCTTCTAGCCGGAAC
This DNA window, taken from Halobellus ruber, encodes the following:
- a CDS encoding orc1/cdc6 family replication initiation protein, producing MPTDPGSEEITDSTGSIKDLILEQEEAASLIKNRSLLEPNEIVDEERIVGRDTQLTDITQHLRVAISNERPPNLLLYGPSGTGKSLIINAVCQNIVELCENRDIRFGVIQMNCQNVGTLGAAVYELARKVANDIGTTVDVPEHGVPNKKKWRELYRLINDHYDTVVFILDELDMLVGRRDKDEPAFSRLLYQLSRAGSTDEITAQVSVTAITNDTKMMESVGSRALSSFTPEDVHFSDYDANQLREILRAREDAFHEDALSDDVIPLAAAFAAQTNGDARKAIDLMRTAGSIAEKTGADEVREEHVREAQDKVEKNRVLEVTRGISTQKKLCLFATAAVAREAGTGAAKSPIGYRVYQYLTGTLDSDQYHQETYVNKMKELTTYSLVETERKSQGPHSGSYLEFTFGENPETIIETLREDSRLDDVHGDELRTVVNAQLNQ